A region of the Kribbella sp. NBC_01245 genome:
TCAGCCAGCAGATCCGCCAACGGCTCCTGCGAGCCTTTCGCCAACGGCGGCACGAGTTGCGCGGCCAATTCCCCGACCAGCCAGGCGACGCTATGCCCACACCCCGACTCCACCCCCGCCGGCGCCGTAGCCCCATCCAGCACCACCACAAACCCCTGCCCCACAACCACCAAATCCTCGTTAACCCTGCCCTCTATGTTCATCGGGCCCGCGTGCCGCGGCGTGTCAACGTTCATCGGTCCCTTGTGACCAGGCGTGTCGGTGTTCGTCGGTCCCTTGTGACCAGCTGGTGCGGGCTCGGAGGCGAAGGTGATCTGCATACGGGCAATTTTGGTCGGTGGTCCGTGTCAGATTGTCGGTGGCACCTGTCAGCATCAGGGCGTGGCTGATCGCAAGCACGGCAGACCTGCTCCGGCGACTGAGAGCGAGGTGCGCGACTGGGACGATCCCGACCCGTCGGGTAACACCTATACGAAGGTCGCGTTCATCGATCTCGACCTGACCGAGGTGGTGAATACCGGTGCCGTCTTCGACGAATGCACCTTTCGCGATGTGCGGTTCAACGCGTCGACTCATACCGATTCGGCGTTTGTGAACTGCACCTTCATCGGCTCGTCGTTCTTCGACAGCACGTTCACGCGGTGCAAGTTGCTCGGCAGCATGTTCGACCGTTGCACGTTCGGGCTGTTCAAGGTCGAGGGCGGCGACTGGTCCTTCGTCGGACTGCCGGGGGCGGATCTGCGCGGGTCCGAGCTCAGCAACGTCCGGCTGCGCGAGGCCGATCTCACCGGCACCCGGTTCGAGGGCGCCACCCTGCGCAATATCGACCTGTCCGGCGCCTGGCTGCACCACGCGAACCTCTCCGAGGCCGACCTCCGCGGCTCCGACCTCACCACCGTCGACCCGGCCAC
Encoded here:
- a CDS encoding pentapeptide repeat-containing protein; this encodes MADRKHGRPAPATESEVRDWDDPDPSGNTYTKVAFIDLDLTEVVNTGAVFDECTFRDVRFNASTHTDSAFVNCTFIGSSFFDSTFTRCKLLGSMFDRCTFGLFKVEGGDWSFVGLPGADLRGSELSNVRLREADLTGTRFEGATLRNIDLSGAWLHHANLSEADLRGSDLTTVDPATVELSGAIIDMTQAIVIATTLGLDVRPT